From the Chiloscyllium plagiosum isolate BGI_BamShark_2017 chromosome 16, ASM401019v2, whole genome shotgun sequence genome, one window contains:
- the dhcr7 gene encoding 7-dehydrocholesterol reductase isoform X2 — protein sequence MELAQVRRNNWANGAEPVFYFVMSCDQYQCALSGPLIDLYSGKSSVSDIWSRAPSFSWTAAKIYMAWVCFQVFLYMCVPDVCHKLLPGYVGGVQDGACTPAGRINKYEVNGLQAWIITHVLWIANANYFHWFSPTILFDNWIPLLWCANILGYTVATFAMVKAYLFPTNANDRKFTGNFFYDYMMGIEFNPRIGAWFDFKLFFNGRPGIVAWTLINLSFAAKQLELYGHVTNSMILVNVLQAIYVLDFFWNEAWYLKTIDICHDHFGWYLGWGDCVWLPYLYTLQGLYLVYNPVQLSTPSAIGVLLLGLIGYYIFRMTNHQKDLFRRTDGNCKIWGKKPDYIECSYLSNDGKKHHSKLMISGFWGLARHFNYTGDLMGSLSYCLACGFSHLLPYFYIIYMSILLVHRCIRDEHRCSSKYNKDWRHYTDAVAYRLIPRVF from the exons TGTTCTACTTTGTGATGTCCTGTGATCAGTACCAGTGTGCTCTGTCTGGTCCTCTCATTGATTTATACTCTGGAAAGTCAAGTGTCAGCGACATCTGGAGTCGTGCTCCATCATTCAGCTGGACAGCTGCGAAAATCTACATGGCCTGGGTCTGTTTCCAA GTGTTTTTGTACATGTGCGTGCCTGATGTTTGTCACAAGTTGCTACCTGGCTATGTTGGTGGAGTACAAGATGGAGCATGTACTCCTGCTG GTCGGATCAATAAATATGAAGTTAATGGACTACAGGCATGGATTATTACCCACGTGCTCTGGATTGCCAATGCCAATTATTTTcattggttttctcccacaatcctgTTTGATAATTGGATTCCTCTGTTGTGGTGTGCCAACATTCTGGGCTATACTGTGGCAACATTTGCTATGGTGAAGGCATACCTCTTTCCCACTAATGCCAACGACCG CAAGTTCACTGGAAATTTCTTCTACGATTACATGATGGGGATTGAGTTTAATCCACGTATAGGAGCATGGTTTGACTTCAAGCTCTTCTTTAATGGTCGTCCTGGTATTGTGGCATGGACTCTCATTAACCTTTCCTTTGCTGCCAAGCAACTAGAGCTGTACGGTCACGTGACAAATTCCATGATCTTGGTGAATGTGCTGCAG GCCATTTATGTGCTGGATTTCTTCTGGAATGAAGCGTGGTATCTGAAGACAATTGATATTTGCCATGACCATTTTGGCTGGTACCTGGGTTGGGGTGACTGTGTCTGGCTGCCATACCTTTACACTCTGCAG GGCCTGTACCTAGTCTACAACCCAGTACAACTCTCAACTCCCAGTGCAATCGGAGTGCTTCTCCTGGGACTGATTGGCTATTATATCTTCAGAATGACAAACCATCAGAAAGACCTCTTCAGACGCACAGATGGAAATTGCAAGATCTGGGGCAAGAAACCTGACTATATTGAATGCTCCTACTTATCCAATGATGGTAAGAAGCACCACAGTAAGCTGATGATCTCTGGGTTCTGGGGCCTGGCTCGCCATTTTAACTACACTGGGGATCTCATGGGTTCACTATCCTATTGCTTGGCTTGTGGGTTTTCACACCTCCTGCCTTATTTCTATATCATCTACATGTCAATTTTGCTGGTCCATCGTTGTATTAGGGATGAACATCGCTGCTCAAGCAAGTATAACAAGGACTGGAGACATTATACTGATGCAGTGGCTTACCGCCTGATACCCAGAGTGTTTTAG
- the dhcr7 gene encoding 7-dehydrocholesterol reductase isoform X1, whose amino-acid sequence MTATQSFGSIKKQNRNSANGVGPSEKEQLGQWGRAWEVDWFSLVSVIFLLLCAPIIVFYFVMSCDQYQCALSGPLIDLYSGKSSVSDIWSRAPSFSWTAAKIYMAWVCFQVFLYMCVPDVCHKLLPGYVGGVQDGACTPAGRINKYEVNGLQAWIITHVLWIANANYFHWFSPTILFDNWIPLLWCANILGYTVATFAMVKAYLFPTNANDRKFTGNFFYDYMMGIEFNPRIGAWFDFKLFFNGRPGIVAWTLINLSFAAKQLELYGHVTNSMILVNVLQAIYVLDFFWNEAWYLKTIDICHDHFGWYLGWGDCVWLPYLYTLQGLYLVYNPVQLSTPSAIGVLLLGLIGYYIFRMTNHQKDLFRRTDGNCKIWGKKPDYIECSYLSNDGKKHHSKLMISGFWGLARHFNYTGDLMGSLSYCLACGFSHLLPYFYIIYMSILLVHRCIRDEHRCSSKYNKDWRHYTDAVAYRLIPRVF is encoded by the exons GGAAGTGGATTGGTTTTCCCTTGTATCTGTTATCTTTCTGCTCCTCTGTGCTCCAATAATAGTGTTCTACTTTGTGATGTCCTGTGATCAGTACCAGTGTGCTCTGTCTGGTCCTCTCATTGATTTATACTCTGGAAAGTCAAGTGTCAGCGACATCTGGAGTCGTGCTCCATCATTCAGCTGGACAGCTGCGAAAATCTACATGGCCTGGGTCTGTTTCCAA GTGTTTTTGTACATGTGCGTGCCTGATGTTTGTCACAAGTTGCTACCTGGCTATGTTGGTGGAGTACAAGATGGAGCATGTACTCCTGCTG GTCGGATCAATAAATATGAAGTTAATGGACTACAGGCATGGATTATTACCCACGTGCTCTGGATTGCCAATGCCAATTATTTTcattggttttctcccacaatcctgTTTGATAATTGGATTCCTCTGTTGTGGTGTGCCAACATTCTGGGCTATACTGTGGCAACATTTGCTATGGTGAAGGCATACCTCTTTCCCACTAATGCCAACGACCG CAAGTTCACTGGAAATTTCTTCTACGATTACATGATGGGGATTGAGTTTAATCCACGTATAGGAGCATGGTTTGACTTCAAGCTCTTCTTTAATGGTCGTCCTGGTATTGTGGCATGGACTCTCATTAACCTTTCCTTTGCTGCCAAGCAACTAGAGCTGTACGGTCACGTGACAAATTCCATGATCTTGGTGAATGTGCTGCAG GCCATTTATGTGCTGGATTTCTTCTGGAATGAAGCGTGGTATCTGAAGACAATTGATATTTGCCATGACCATTTTGGCTGGTACCTGGGTTGGGGTGACTGTGTCTGGCTGCCATACCTTTACACTCTGCAG GGCCTGTACCTAGTCTACAACCCAGTACAACTCTCAACTCCCAGTGCAATCGGAGTGCTTCTCCTGGGACTGATTGGCTATTATATCTTCAGAATGACAAACCATCAGAAAGACCTCTTCAGACGCACAGATGGAAATTGCAAGATCTGGGGCAAGAAACCTGACTATATTGAATGCTCCTACTTATCCAATGATGGTAAGAAGCACCACAGTAAGCTGATGATCTCTGGGTTCTGGGGCCTGGCTCGCCATTTTAACTACACTGGGGATCTCATGGGTTCACTATCCTATTGCTTGGCTTGTGGGTTTTCACACCTCCTGCCTTATTTCTATATCATCTACATGTCAATTTTGCTGGTCCATCGTTGTATTAGGGATGAACATCGCTGCTCAAGCAAGTATAACAAGGACTGGAGACATTATACTGATGCAGTGGCTTACCGCCTGATACCCAGAGTGTTTTAG